The sequence below is a genomic window from Flagellimonas marinaquae.
ATTTATAAACAGCATGTGCCCTTGGCCATGGCATCGGTCCCATCTGGCGAATGGAACACCTACGATATAATTTATCATGCACCAGTGTTCGAAAAAGGACAAAAAATAAAATCAGGTACCATTACCGTTATCCACAATGGTGTGTTGATCCAGGACCATGTGGAGATCAAAGGCACAACGCCATATATTGGTTGGCCCAAGAATCCACCACATGGCAAGGGCCCTCTTAGGCTTCAGGACCATGGGGACAATAGCAGGGTGAGCTACCGTAATATTTGGGTCAGGGAACTGGAGTAGTTTCCAAGGGGCCATAATTTAGAATCTTCAAAGGTCAAAATCTATTTTGGTTACCTTTGGCAAAATTTAATCATACGTATATGATTCAATCCATGACAGGCTTTGGGAAGCACGTAGTTCAGCTTCCTTCAAAAAAAATTACAATAGAGCTTAAATCGCTCAACAGCAAAAATCTGGATATTAATGCCAGGCTTCCACAGTTTTATAGGGAAAAGGAGCTGGAATTACGTAAAATGATTGCCAGTGCCCTAAACAGGGGTAAAGTGGATTTTAGCCTTTATGTGGAAATAACCGGTGAGGAGACTACGGCAGAAGTTAACAAGGGTGTGGTTAAAAAGTATATGGAGCAATTGGCCGCAATAGCCCAAGGAGATGACATTAAACTGTTGGAAATGGCGTTACGTATGCCCGACACCCTTAAAACCGATAAAGACGACATCGATGCCGAAGAGTACGAGGCCATTAAAAAAGCAATGGACGAGGCCTTATCCAAAATAGTGGAGTTCCGCAATGAGGAAGGCAAGGTTTTGGAGCAGGATTTTGTAGAGCGATTAAAAAAACTTAACGAACTTTTGGATGCTGTAAAAAGCATGGACCCAGATAGGTTGGCTACGATACGGGAACGTTTGGAGAAAGCTGTGGCCGACCTTAAGGTGGAATTGGATGCGAATAGATTTGAACAAGAACTCATCTATTATTTGGAAAAGTACGACATTACCGAAGAAAAGGTACGTTTGGCGAACCATTTAAAATATTTTGAAACCACCCTGAATTCCAAAGAATCCAATGGCAAAAAACTAGGGTTCATCTCACAAGAAATAGGAAGGGAAATCAATACCATAGGATCCAAGGCCAATTTTGCACCCATGCAACAATTGGTGGTCCAAATGAAGGACGAATTGGAAAAGATAAAAGAACAAATGCTCAATGTGCTATGACAGAAGGTGGTAAACTCATCATATTTTCGGCCCCATCGGGAAGTGGTAAAACTACCATTGTAAAACATTTGTTGAATCAGCCGGAACTCAACTTGGCCTTTTCCATTTCCGCAACCTCGCGCCCGCGCAGGGGCAAGGAAAAAAATGGGGTCAACTACTACTTTATGTCCGTTTCCCAATTTAAGCGACACATTAAGGATGGCGATTTTTTGGAATGGGAAGAAGTGTACCGCGACAATTTTTATGGGACTTTAAAAAGTGAAGTGGAACGTTTGTGGGCAGAAGGCAAGAATGTAATATTTGATATCGATGTTTCTGGCGGGCTAAGGATCAAAAAGAAATTTCCGGACAAGACCCTGGCCGTTTTTGTGAAGCCTCCCAGTGTGGATGAGCTAAAGATCAGACTTAAAAAGCGCAGCACGGAGAGTGACGATAAGATCAATATGAGAATTGCCAAAGCGTCGGTAGAATTGGCAACCGCCCCTCAGTTTGATAAGATTATTAAAAACTATGATCTGGATGTAGCTCTCGACGAAGCCCACAAATTGGTCGCCGATTTTGTTGGGGCCAAGAATCCCGATTCAAAATAAGATTGACGTATGAAACAGGTAGGGCTCTTTTTTGGAACCTTTAACCCGATACATATTGGTCATTTGATCATAGCCAACCATTTAGTGGAGTTTTCCGATTTGGATGAGGTTTGGTTTGTTATAACCCCGCAAAGTCCATTTAAGGTAAAGCAATCGCTTTTGGACAACAATCACCGGTTCCAAATGGTGTACGAAGCTGTACAGGATTATCCCAGGCTCAAACCCAGTACAATTGAGTTTGATTTGCCCCAGCCCAACTATACTTCCGATACCTTGGCCCATCTGGAAGACAAATATGGCC
It includes:
- a CDS encoding YicC/YloC family endoribonuclease, with protein sequence MIQSMTGFGKHVVQLPSKKITIELKSLNSKNLDINARLPQFYREKELELRKMIASALNRGKVDFSLYVEITGEETTAEVNKGVVKKYMEQLAAIAQGDDIKLLEMALRMPDTLKTDKDDIDAEEYEAIKKAMDEALSKIVEFRNEEGKVLEQDFVERLKKLNELLDAVKSMDPDRLATIRERLEKAVADLKVELDANRFEQELIYYLEKYDITEEKVRLANHLKYFETTLNSKESNGKKLGFISQEIGREINTIGSKANFAPMQQLVVQMKDELEKIKEQMLNVL
- the gmk gene encoding guanylate kinase, producing the protein MTEGGKLIIFSAPSGSGKTTIVKHLLNQPELNLAFSISATSRPRRGKEKNGVNYYFMSVSQFKRHIKDGDFLEWEEVYRDNFYGTLKSEVERLWAEGKNVIFDIDVSGGLRIKKKFPDKTLAVFVKPPSVDELKIRLKKRSTESDDKINMRIAKASVELATAPQFDKIIKNYDLDVALDEAHKLVADFVGAKNPDSK
- the nadD gene encoding nicotinate (nicotinamide) nucleotide adenylyltransferase, whose amino-acid sequence is MKQVGLFFGTFNPIHIGHLIIANHLVEFSDLDEVWFVITPQSPFKVKQSLLDNNHRFQMVYEAVQDYPRLKPSTIEFDLPQPNYTSDTLAHLEDKYGPDYAFSLIMGEDNLKSFHKWKNYEAILEQYSIHVYPRISTGEMAHQFEDHPKITKVSAPIMEISSTFIRKAHNQGKNIRPMLPEPVWKYMDEMNFYR